In one window of Cydia fagiglandana chromosome 1, ilCydFagi1.1, whole genome shotgun sequence DNA:
- the LOC134670412 gene encoding uncharacterized protein LOC134670412, which yields MDTARKMTILKLISDSKSVLFGKFDNKLTFEMKVNKWKEIAQRLNEMGVYDKDWKYLRDTTWQNWRKRTIEKRDNRDQTGSAGGKKWQFDETDDIILNIIGKNTPVVEGLTVPESSGTQAAETIQVQETSQPIPQNSQNKTNSTNVQYKSVIRLKKEKLEAEILLLKEKTELYKREKYKLDLELFKLEKELNITHSSYTAPYHDQNCVQLDIVQLVDIEEENVQLTRSNTT from the exons ATGGATACTGCAAGAAAGATGACTATCTTAAAATTGATTTCCGACAGTAAATCCGTGTTATTTGGTAAATTTGATAACAAATTAACATTCGAAATGAAAGTTAATAAATGGAAGGAAATAGCTCAACGTTTGAATGAAATGGGTGTGTACGACAAAGATTGGAAATATCTAAGAGATACAACTTGGCAAAATTGGAGAAAGAGGACTATA gaaaaaagGGATAATCGTGACCAAACAGGATCTGCGGGAGGCAAAAAATGGCAATTTGATGAAACTGATGACATTATTCTGAATATAATAGGGAAGAACACTCCAGTCGTAGAGGGTTTGACAGTTCCAGAATCCTCAGGAACTCAGGCGGCTGAGACTATTCAAGTACAAGAAACAAGTCAACCTATTCCTCAAAATTcccaaaataaaacgaattcaACTAATGTGCAGTATAAATCCGTTATACgtttaaaaaaggaaaaattagaGGCTGAAATATTGTTGCTTAAAGAGAAAACTGAACTTTATAAGAGAGAAAAGTATAAATTAGATTTAGaattatttaaattagaaaAAGAATTGAACATAACGCATTCTTCTTATACAGCACCTTACCACGATCAAAATTGTGTACAATTAGATATTGTTCAATTAGTCGACATAGAAGAAGAAAACGTTCAACTTACTAGATCAAATACaacttaa